A single Candidatus Anaeroferrophillus wilburensis DNA region contains:
- a CDS encoding SDR family oxidoreductase: MVDIPTTVKNKGLVEKRRRQIVLAAIKLFAKNGFHKTTLKELAAEANLSYGNIYDYVGSKEDIFFLIHDFLAGSAMDIINRSIENIQDPIDKLRRMVRAEFNLMDQWADALLLIYQESHILKGDFLRKLLQKERQHLGKFEKVIAECVAAGRLNDCDLRLTANLIKSMIDSWVIKRWDLRNHVNQLDAERMILEIIFNGLSRDKQALAALPQTFDDLQGKTVLVLNGGTVLGQAICSAFLANGGRLIVHGHNWNGGDGKPGNGSGQSCCAPVYVMDGQVQLTPAKMQDIEDQYGPIDIYIHDLGMGMESESAAGVGGQAMSALDDNMRHAHDLANYLRERMSARRAGRIVYLAPWAWDRYADAVRFETAKAGAIALSQVMSKDMAAAGVNVNCIVPGYIRASRPLKIEKAFKSEVAEEIPSGRLGELFDVIAAVFFLIGDGSKYLTGQVFNVTGGLT; the protein is encoded by the coding sequence GTGGTTGATATTCCAACGACAGTTAAGAACAAGGGTTTGGTTGAGAAGCGTCGACGCCAGATTGTGCTGGCGGCGATTAAATTGTTTGCCAAAAACGGTTTTCATAAGACAACTCTCAAAGAGTTGGCTGCGGAAGCCAATCTTAGTTATGGGAACATCTATGACTATGTGGGAAGCAAGGAGGATATTTTTTTCCTGATCCATGATTTCTTGGCCGGGTCGGCAATGGATATTATCAATCGGAGCATCGAAAATATCCAGGATCCGATTGATAAGCTTCGTAGAATGGTGCGCGCTGAGTTCAACTTGATGGATCAATGGGCAGATGCCCTGTTGCTGATTTATCAGGAGAGCCATATTCTTAAAGGTGATTTTCTCAGGAAGTTGCTTCAGAAGGAGCGGCAGCATTTGGGAAAGTTCGAGAAGGTTATCGCGGAATGTGTTGCCGCTGGAAGACTTAATGATTGTGATTTGCGTTTGACGGCCAACTTGATTAAATCGATGATTGACAGCTGGGTAATCAAACGATGGGACCTGAGAAATCATGTGAATCAGCTTGATGCTGAACGCATGATTCTTGAAATCATCTTCAATGGGTTGAGTCGTGATAAGCAAGCTTTAGCCGCATTGCCTCAAACTTTTGATGATCTTCAGGGTAAAACAGTCCTTGTTCTTAACGGCGGCACTGTTTTGGGGCAGGCCATATGCAGTGCTTTTCTGGCAAATGGCGGGCGTTTAATTGTTCATGGACATAACTGGAACGGGGGAGATGGTAAGCCTGGAAATGGTAGCGGGCAATCATGTTGTGCGCCTGTGTATGTTATGGATGGGCAAGTCCAGCTTACGCCGGCCAAGATGCAGGATATCGAGGACCAATATGGTCCGATCGATATTTATATCCATGATCTCGGTATGGGTATGGAGAGTGAGTCTGCAGCCGGAGTTGGAGGGCAGGCGATGAGCGCTCTTGATGATAATATGCGTCATGCCCATGACTTAGCAAACTATTTGAGGGAGAGAATGAGCGCTCGTCGAGCAGGGAGGATTGTCTATCTGGCGCCATGGGCTTGGGACCGTTACGCTGATGCCGTCCGTTTTGAGACGGCCAAAGCAGGTGCGATAGCCTTGAGTCAGGTTATGTCGAAGGATATGGCCGCCGCCGGGGTAAATGTCAATTGCATTGTGCCTGGTTATATTCGGGCGTCCAGGCCGCTGAAGATCGAAAAAGCTTTTAAAAGCGAGGTTGCAGAAGAGATTCCTTCAGGTCGCTTAGGCGAGTTGTTCGATGTCATTGCCGCGGTCTTTTTTTTAATTGGTGATGGGTCAAAATATCTTACCGGACAGGTTTTTAACGTGACCGGTGGTCTAACGTAG
- a CDS encoding HAD-IA family hydrolase, translated as MTATECVPKGQKLKAVIFDCDGVLFASEAANLAYYNCVFAVFGLPEVAADDHRRLTVLHTFSTPQVLEYFFGRGGLYEDAYRYAQTLDYRRFVPFMVPQAGLHEVLAELAGRFQLAIATNRTNTMELISDDFQLGSYFRHVVTATDVPRPKPYPDMLCHALDLLQICPEEAIYVGDSSLDWEASKGAGIPFVGFSFQPPQGGVMVSRLVELVELLADR; from the coding sequence ATGACCGCAACTGAGTGTGTTCCAAAAGGTCAAAAGCTCAAAGCAGTTATTTTCGACTGTGATGGGGTGCTGTTTGCCAGCGAAGCAGCCAACCTGGCCTACTATAACTGTGTTTTCGCAGTTTTTGGCCTCCCGGAGGTGGCGGCCGACGATCACCGGCGACTCACTGTTCTTCATACGTTTTCAACTCCCCAGGTGCTGGAGTATTTTTTCGGCCGGGGTGGCCTGTATGAGGACGCCTATCGTTATGCCCAGACTTTGGACTACCGTCGCTTTGTTCCGTTCATGGTCCCGCAGGCGGGGCTGCATGAGGTGCTGGCTGAGTTGGCTGGTCGTTTTCAGCTGGCCATCGCCACCAACCGTACCAATACCATGGAGCTGATCAGTGATGATTTTCAGCTTGGCTCCTATTTCCGGCATGTGGTGACCGCTACGGATGTCCCCCGGCCAAAACCCTATCCTGACATGCTTTGCCATGCCCTGGATCTGCTTCAGATATGCCCTGAGGAAGCAATCTATGTCGGCGATTCCTCCCTTGACTGGGAAGCCAGTAAGGGGGCCGGCATTCCTTTTGTGGGGTTTAGCTTTCAGCCTCCCCAGGGGGGGGTGATGGTTTCCCGGTTGGTCGAGCTGGTGGAACTGCTGGCTGATCGGTAA
- a CDS encoding helicase → MKSLRRQIQANNGNEMLFQGRVDARYRVVEVKVLTRGNRMMTPALLNVVAAGEVVIHNHPSGELTPSDADVMVASELGAQGVGSLIVNNQVSAVYAVVEPLKMPAKHAIDQDEVVSYFKPDGLLAKRLPSYEYRQPQVDMAAAVTGVFNDPGIMVIEAGTGVGKSLGYLIPAALWVLANRKRAVISTNTINLQEQLIKKDIPLLTDHLQIPVQVVLVKGRHNYLCRKKMEEWQADATMLPGLEAEDRQLMADICAWAATTSDGSLADLPVIPGTDIWEQCNSEADICLGAKCFHFERCFFYQARRRAAAAHLLIVNHHLLLADQALPAGARILPKYEAVIFDEGHHVEEAATSHLGESASRLGLGRTMARLASQRRPQAGVLARLYQRLESVCRKGNQQAIEPLLALLEADLLPAVAFLPRELGDLFSRWRVAFSFLEAEPGSEGQRAFKLRLTDTIRRQPLWKDDILPLAKELGDLCAPLLHGLDQLDHGVETGIRDQLLGVEQFDFLLSELRGIRSRLQQQLGIFARFFLADNGDPELIYWVEISGGRRLNLKVVLSPLDVGSVLAEQFYPQFETTIMTSATLAVDRRFDYFLSRVGLDRIVPGKKLETLLLNSPFDYQRQCLLVVPDDLPPPAAAAYPERLADFLADLISTVGGRAMILFTSYLLMNRITDQCRQRLGGQGFLILKQGEGQRHQLLHEFKNNPAAVLLATDSFWEGVDVKGRALETLVIVRLPFKVPTDPVVQARTEHIVRQGGDPFRDYALPQAAIKLKQGVGRLIRGQSDRGIVVVTDNRLVSKSYGLQLQNSLPMQRALQGNSAYVLSLARDFFNETASG, encoded by the coding sequence ATGAAATCCTTGCGTCGCCAGATTCAGGCGAACAACGGCAATGAAATGCTGTTTCAGGGCAGGGTTGATGCCCGGTACCGGGTGGTGGAGGTCAAGGTACTGACCCGCGGCAACCGGATGATGACTCCGGCGTTGCTCAATGTGGTGGCGGCCGGCGAGGTGGTTATCCATAATCATCCATCAGGGGAGCTGACCCCGTCTGATGCTGATGTTATGGTGGCCTCGGAGCTGGGAGCTCAAGGGGTCGGCAGCCTGATCGTCAACAATCAGGTATCTGCGGTGTATGCGGTGGTCGAACCGCTGAAAATGCCGGCGAAACATGCCATTGACCAAGACGAGGTGGTTTCCTATTTTAAACCGGATGGCCTGCTTGCCAAGCGGTTGCCCAGCTATGAATACCGGCAGCCACAGGTGGACATGGCGGCTGCGGTAACCGGCGTCTTCAATGACCCGGGTATCATGGTGATTGAAGCCGGGACCGGCGTTGGCAAAAGTCTTGGCTATCTTATTCCTGCCGCGCTCTGGGTACTTGCCAACCGGAAGCGGGCGGTTATCTCCACCAATACCATCAATCTCCAGGAACAGCTGATTAAAAAAGACATCCCCCTCCTGACCGATCATCTGCAGATTCCGGTACAGGTGGTGCTGGTGAAAGGCCGGCATAACTATCTGTGCCGGAAAAAGATGGAGGAATGGCAGGCTGATGCGACCATGTTGCCCGGTCTGGAGGCAGAGGATCGGCAGCTGATGGCCGATATCTGTGCCTGGGCGGCGACCACCAGTGACGGCAGCCTGGCAGATTTGCCGGTGATTCCGGGAACGGACATCTGGGAGCAGTGCAACAGTGAAGCGGACATCTGCCTGGGGGCGAAGTGCTTCCATTTTGAGCGTTGTTTTTTTTACCAAGCCCGCCGTCGGGCAGCGGCCGCCCACCTGCTGATCGTCAACCACCACCTGTTGCTTGCCGACCAGGCATTGCCTGCCGGTGCCCGGATACTGCCTAAATACGAGGCGGTTATCTTCGACGAGGGCCACCATGTGGAAGAAGCTGCCACCTCTCATCTGGGAGAGAGCGCCTCACGGCTGGGTTTGGGACGGACCATGGCCCGTCTGGCTTCCCAGCGGCGACCCCAGGCCGGGGTTCTTGCCCGCCTCTATCAGCGTCTGGAAAGTGTATGCCGCAAAGGGAACCAGCAGGCCATTGAACCGCTGCTTGCCCTCCTTGAAGCGGACCTGCTGCCTGCCGTTGCCTTCCTTCCCCGTGAGCTGGGTGATTTGTTCAGCCGTTGGCGGGTGGCTTTTTCCTTTCTCGAAGCAGAACCTGGCAGTGAAGGACAAAGAGCGTTCAAATTGCGGCTGACCGATACAATTCGCCGGCAGCCTCTCTGGAAAGATGATATCCTGCCCCTGGCAAAGGAGCTGGGTGATCTCTGCGCTCCCCTGCTCCATGGTCTGGACCAGCTAGACCATGGGGTTGAGACAGGCATCAGGGATCAACTACTGGGTGTTGAGCAGTTTGACTTTCTGCTGTCCGAACTGCGGGGAATTCGCAGCCGCCTGCAGCAGCAGCTGGGGATCTTTGCCCGGTTTTTTCTGGCTGACAATGGTGATCCTGAGCTTATTTACTGGGTTGAAATCAGCGGCGGCCGGCGTCTGAATCTTAAAGTAGTGTTGTCACCCCTGGATGTTGGTTCGGTACTGGCGGAGCAGTTTTATCCCCAGTTTGAGACAACGATAATGACTTCCGCCACCCTGGCTGTTGACCGTAGATTTGATTATTTTCTCAGCCGGGTTGGTCTGGACAGGATAGTGCCCGGCAAAAAGCTCGAAACCTTGCTGTTGAACAGTCCTTTTGATTATCAGCGTCAGTGCCTGCTGGTGGTGCCGGATGATCTGCCGCCACCGGCTGCAGCGGCGTACCCAGAACGGTTGGCTGATTTTCTGGCCGATCTGATCAGCACGGTCGGCGGGCGGGCGATGATTCTTTTTACCTCTTACCTTCTTATGAACCGGATCACCGATCAGTGTCGACAGAGGCTGGGGGGGCAGGGGTTTCTCATCCTCAAACAGGGAGAGGGGCAGCGGCACCAGCTCCTCCATGAATTCAAAAACAATCCCGCTGCGGTGTTGCTGGCCACTGACAGTTTCTGGGAAGGGGTTGATGTCAAGGGCCGGGCACTGGAAACCCTGGTCATTGTCCGGCTGCCCTTTAAGGTGCCGACGGACCCGGTGGTTCAGGCCCGTACTGAACATATTGTCCGCCAGGGCGGTGACCCTTTTCGTGACTATGCCCTGCCCCAGGCGGCCATTAAACTGAAACAGGGTGTTGGCCGCCTGATTCGCGGCCAAAGTGATCGGGGCATCGTGGTGGTAACCGATAACCGGCTGGTGAGCAAAAGCTACGGCCTTCAACTGCAGAATTCGCTGCCCATGCAGCGGGCGTTACAGGGAAACTCCGCCTATGTACTGTCCCTGGCGCGGGATTTTTTTAATGAAACAGCATCAGGATAA
- a CDS encoding acylphosphatase, whose protein sequence is MMKKRLQIEVVGRVQGVWFRAHAREEAERLGLTGKVWNAADGSVSIIAEGEQTQLERLLSWCRRGPTLALVTDVVFSWHDFAGEFDRFAIAYD, encoded by the coding sequence ATGATGAAAAAACGTCTGCAAATAGAGGTTGTCGGCCGGGTTCAGGGGGTTTGGTTTCGGGCCCATGCCCGGGAGGAGGCTGAACGCCTGGGACTGACCGGCAAGGTCTGGAATGCCGCCGACGGCAGCGTCAGCATCATCGCCGAAGGGGAGCAGACTCAGCTGGAACGGTTGCTTTCTTGGTGTCGCCGGGGGCCGACTCTGGCTCTGGTTACCGATGTTGTCTTTTCCTGGCATGATTTTGCCGGTGAATTTGACCGGTTTGCCATTGCCTATGACTAA
- a CDS encoding 2,3-bisphosphoglycerate-dependent phosphoglycerate mutase, which produces MPMLVMIRHGQSLWNFENRFTGSADVPLTAKGVADAEQAAARLSGCTFDVAYTSRLSRAEETLGVILQTLDVKIPVVRLTELNERFYGDLEGIPKEVVRQRYGQDIYQLWHRSYEIPPPGGESLAATVSRVGKAYRQTIAVDLTMGKNVLLVSHGNVIRSLIMQLDGLAPADISTIEVKTAVPLVYYFNDQLQVGDKRILAD; this is translated from the coding sequence ATGCCGATGCTGGTGATGATTCGCCACGGCCAGTCGCTGTGGAATTTTGAAAACCGCTTTACCGGCTCCGCCGATGTGCCCTTGACCGCCAAAGGGGTTGCAGATGCAGAGCAGGCTGCTGCCCGGCTGAGTGGCTGTACTTTCGATGTGGCCTATACTTCACGGTTGAGTCGAGCCGAAGAGACCCTGGGCGTCATTCTGCAGACCCTGGATGTTAAGATACCGGTTGTCCGCCTGACCGAACTCAATGAGCGTTTTTATGGTGATCTGGAAGGGATTCCCAAGGAGGTTGTCAGGCAGCGCTACGGCCAGGATATCTACCAGCTCTGGCACCGCAGCTACGAAATTCCGCCGCCCGGCGGGGAGAGCCTGGCGGCCACGGTCTCCAGGGTAGGAAAAGCTTACCGGCAGACGATTGCTGTTGACTTGACCATGGGGAAAAATGTTCTGCTGGTTTCCCACGGTAATGTTATCAGATCCCTGATCATGCAGTTGGATGGGTTGGCTCCGGCTGATATTTCCACCATAGAAGTGAAAACCGCGGTGCCACTGGTCTACTATTTTAACGACCAACTTCAGGTTGGTGACAAAAGAATCTTAGCTGACTGA
- a CDS encoding NFACT family protein has product MSHIDEQIIARCHIFQSFFSAHRHAEGECFDNRDIFFYDQMMDMKTLDLLLPALEDCLPGSFIRKVHQMTAYHLLFKLGGSHGSHNLLCSLAPEDSGLHLTQGRFANPPRPLRFCAYLRHHLQGARIVSIEQLPGDRIMVIRATRADSPVLSLIIELTGKQGNLIIARGESQVIEELLFPRHPAANDRLRQQMPYQPPERPPTASGNRSAAIPVFLQALEAPDGLDSFALHEAYDHWFLPRYQERYGVVNRRQILSRLRKVIKREKRKIDNITREQQEKQLHLQQEPWGELLKSSLAKIKRGDTNISVVNYWSPTMEEVAIPLNPALSPQENLEHHFRKVKKAKRGLKMIADRLANAHLELAYYQDLLFQAEENDRMEELAGYAELLGQSSPTGGKQCKAADKPKKTVAGAVETHPLPDGAMILVGRSAAGNENIYRHLGSDSDLWFHAHSIPGAHVLLKPAPGQRATAEQISLAAGLAAVHSRGKNDTRVTVDYLPLKYLKKPKGGKPGQVLIAGSRQTITITPATVRDNLP; this is encoded by the coding sequence TTGTCACACATTGATGAGCAAATTATAGCACGTTGCCATATTTTTCAAAGTTTTTTCTCAGCCCATCGCCACGCTGAAGGGGAATGCTTTGACAACCGGGATATTTTCTTTTATGACCAGATGATGGACATGAAAACCCTCGACCTTTTACTCCCGGCCCTGGAAGACTGCCTGCCAGGATCTTTCATCCGCAAAGTTCACCAGATGACCGCCTATCATCTGCTGTTTAAACTGGGCGGCAGTCATGGATCACACAACCTGCTCTGCTCACTGGCACCCGAGGATAGCGGTCTTCATCTGACCCAGGGCCGTTTTGCCAATCCTCCCCGGCCATTGCGGTTCTGCGCCTACCTGCGTCACCATCTCCAGGGTGCCAGGATTGTAAGCATTGAACAACTTCCCGGTGACCGGATCATGGTGATTCGCGCCACAAGAGCTGACTCACCGGTGCTGTCGCTGATTATTGAACTAACCGGCAAGCAGGGCAACCTGATCATCGCCCGGGGAGAATCCCAGGTGATCGAAGAACTGCTTTTCCCCCGTCATCCGGCGGCCAATGATCGTCTGCGTCAGCAGATGCCCTATCAACCGCCGGAGCGTCCGCCGACAGCAAGCGGCAACAGAAGCGCTGCCATACCGGTATTCCTGCAGGCACTCGAGGCTCCCGACGGGCTTGATTCGTTCGCCCTGCACGAAGCCTATGACCACTGGTTCCTGCCCCGCTATCAAGAACGCTACGGGGTTGTCAACCGCCGGCAAATCCTTTCCCGACTGAGAAAGGTTATCAAGCGGGAGAAGCGGAAGATCGACAACATCACCCGTGAACAGCAGGAAAAACAGCTGCATCTGCAGCAGGAGCCATGGGGTGAGCTTCTGAAAAGCTCCCTGGCAAAAATCAAGCGGGGGGATACTAATATTAGCGTGGTCAATTACTGGTCGCCGACCATGGAGGAGGTGGCTATCCCCCTGAATCCGGCGCTCAGCCCCCAGGAAAACCTGGAGCATCATTTTCGCAAGGTAAAAAAGGCCAAACGGGGACTGAAAATGATTGCCGACCGCCTAGCAAACGCCCACCTGGAACTGGCCTACTATCAGGATCTGCTTTTTCAGGCGGAGGAAAATGACCGAATGGAGGAATTAGCCGGTTATGCAGAGCTTTTGGGACAGAGCAGCCCCACTGGCGGAAAACAGTGCAAAGCTGCAGATAAACCTAAAAAAACCGTAGCTGGGGCGGTGGAAACCCATCCGTTACCTGACGGAGCTATGATTCTGGTGGGCAGAAGTGCAGCCGGCAATGAGAATATCTATCGCCACCTGGGTTCCGACAGTGATCTCTGGTTCCACGCCCACAGCATCCCGGGCGCCCATGTGCTCCTCAAACCCGCTCCGGGACAACGAGCAACCGCAGAACAGATTTCCCTGGCCGCCGGCCTCGCGGCCGTCCATTCCCGAGGTAAAAACGACACCCGGGTGACGGTGGACTATCTGCCATTGAAGTATCTGAAAAAACCGAAGGGGGGCAAACCAGGACAGGTGCTGATTGCCGGCAGTCGCCAGACGATAACCATCACTCCGGCAACCGTCCGGGATAACCTGCCCTAA
- the larA gene encoding nickel-dependent lactate racemase, translated as MEITLRYGHDGLQVRLPETPGYQGVLRPREAPVIPQPDTSLAKALQHPIECQPLATLAAGKKNACIVISDVTRPVPNTTILPPLLSALEHAGLQPDNILILIATGIHRPNEGQELVNLVGNISDGVPAYVNRHYVEADLKILTGFIEPHMWAGYSGGRKSILPGISSIDTLEYMHGPEMIAHPNTVYGALEGNPFHEAGLTIMEKAGADFIVNVTLNTSKNITGIFAGHPVKAHLAGCRFLAPFCVHTLDEPLDFIVTTNSGAPLDCNLYQTVKGITGAAPVLKDQGTILIASACFEGAGSPEYCNILTLVDTPQHFIERLMAKEFFIPDQWCAQETYQVMLKHPVWLYTEGLSKTAVEGYHFTPVNTMEQAIDKLLAIYGHEARWAVVPDGPLLILKLSQQ; from the coding sequence ATGGAAATAACCCTTCGCTATGGCCATGATGGTCTGCAGGTCCGCCTGCCGGAAACCCCGGGCTACCAGGGCGTGCTTCGCCCCCGGGAAGCACCGGTTATTCCGCAGCCGGACACCTCCCTCGCAAAAGCCCTGCAGCACCCCATAGAGTGTCAACCTCTGGCAACGTTGGCGGCCGGCAAAAAAAATGCCTGCATCGTCATCAGTGATGTTACCCGGCCGGTACCTAATACTACCATCCTGCCACCCCTGCTGTCCGCCCTGGAACATGCCGGCCTCCAGCCGGACAATATCCTTATTTTGATCGCCACCGGCATTCACCGCCCCAATGAAGGTCAGGAGCTGGTCAACCTGGTGGGCAATATCAGCGATGGTGTGCCGGCCTATGTTAACCGTCATTATGTGGAGGCCGATCTGAAAATTCTCACCGGCTTCATCGAACCCCATATGTGGGCCGGTTATTCCGGCGGCCGCAAATCCATTCTGCCGGGTATTTCCTCCATCGACACCCTGGAATACATGCACGGCCCGGAGATGATTGCCCATCCCAACACCGTCTATGGCGCTCTGGAGGGCAACCCTTTTCATGAAGCCGGCCTGACGATCATGGAAAAAGCCGGGGCTGATTTCATCGTCAACGTGACGTTGAATACCAGTAAGAACATTACCGGCATTTTTGCCGGCCATCCAGTAAAAGCCCATCTGGCCGGCTGCCGCTTCCTGGCCCCATTCTGTGTCCACACCCTTGATGAACCACTGGATTTCATTGTCACCACCAATTCCGGCGCCCCGTTGGACTGCAATCTGTACCAGACGGTTAAAGGCATAACCGGTGCCGCCCCGGTGCTGAAAGACCAGGGTACCATCCTGATAGCCAGTGCCTGCTTCGAGGGGGCCGGCAGTCCTGAGTATTGCAATATTCTCACCTTGGTTGACACGCCGCAACACTTCATCGAGCGGCTGATGGCCAAGGAATTTTTCATCCCCGACCAGTGGTGTGCCCAGGAAACCTATCAGGTAATGCTCAAACACCCGGTATGGCTCTACACCGAAGGACTCAGCAAAACCGCGGTCGAAGGCTATCACTTTACACCGGTCAACACCATGGAACAGGCCATCGACAAACTGCTGGCCATCTACGGACACGAGGCCCGTTGGGCTGTCGTTCCCGACGGCCCGCTGCTGATCCTCAAGCTCAGTCAGCAGTAA